A portion of the Citrobacter rodentium NBRC 105723 = DSM 16636 genome contains these proteins:
- the murC gene encoding UDP-N-acetylmuramate--L-alanine ligase, with amino-acid sequence MNTQQLAKLRSIVPEMRRVRHIHFVGIGGAGMGGIAEVLANEGYQISGSDLAPNPVTQQLTNLGATIYFNHRPENVLDASVVVVSSAISADNPEIVAAHEARIPVIRRAEMLAELMRFRHGIAIAGTHGKTTTTAMVSSIYAEAGLDPTFVNGGLVKAAGVHARLGHSRYLIAEADESDASFLHLQPMVAIVTNIEADHMDTYHGDFENLKQTFINFLHNLPFYGRAVMCVDDPVIRELLPRVGRQITTYGFSDDADVRVEDYQQIGPQGHFSLLRQGMPELRVTLNAPGRHNALNAAAAVAVATEEGIDDEAILRALESFQGTGRRFDFLGEFPLAPVNGKAGTAMLVDDYGHHPTEVDATIKAARAGWPDKHLVMLFQPHRFTRTRDLYDDFANVLTQVDALLMLDVYAAGEAPIPGADSRSLCRTIRGRGKIDPILVSDPAQVAEMLAPVLTGNDLILVQGAGNIGKIARSLAEIKLKPQIQESEQHG; translated from the coding sequence ATGAATACACAACAACTGGCAAAACTGCGTTCTATCGTGCCCGAAATGCGTCGCGTTCGGCACATTCACTTTGTCGGCATCGGTGGTGCCGGTATGGGCGGTATTGCCGAAGTTCTGGCTAACGAAGGTTATCAGATCAGTGGTTCCGATTTAGCGCCAAACCCGGTGACGCAGCAGCTGACGAACCTGGGGGCGACGATTTACTTTAATCATCGTCCGGAAAACGTGCTCGACGCGAGCGTGGTGGTGGTTTCCAGCGCCATCTCTGCCGATAACCCGGAAATTGTGGCGGCCCACGAAGCGCGCATTCCGGTGATCCGCCGCGCGGAGATGCTGGCGGAGCTGATGCGTTTTCGTCACGGCATCGCCATTGCCGGAACGCATGGTAAAACGACCACCACCGCCATGGTTTCCAGCATTTATGCGGAAGCGGGGCTGGACCCAACCTTCGTTAACGGCGGTCTGGTGAAGGCGGCGGGCGTCCATGCGCGCCTGGGGCATAGCCGCTATTTAATCGCGGAGGCGGATGAGAGCGACGCGTCGTTCCTGCATCTGCAGCCGATGGTGGCGATTGTCACCAATATCGAAGCTGACCATATGGATACCTACCATGGCGACTTCGAAAATTTAAAGCAGACGTTTATTAATTTCCTGCATAACCTGCCGTTTTATGGTCGTGCGGTGATGTGCGTTGACGATCCGGTGATCCGCGAGCTGCTGCCGCGGGTGGGCCGCCAGATCACCACCTACGGCTTTAGCGACGATGCCGATGTGCGGGTCGAGGATTATCAGCAGATTGGCCCGCAGGGGCACTTCAGCCTGCTACGCCAGGGGATGCCCGAACTGCGTGTGACCCTCAATGCGCCAGGGCGACATAACGCGCTGAACGCCGCGGCTGCCGTGGCGGTGGCGACGGAAGAGGGCATTGACGACGAGGCGATTCTGCGCGCGCTGGAGAGCTTCCAGGGCACCGGTCGCCGTTTCGATTTCCTCGGTGAATTCCCGCTGGCGCCGGTAAACGGCAAAGCTGGTACGGCGATGCTGGTGGATGATTACGGTCATCACCCAACGGAAGTGGATGCGACTATCAAAGCGGCGCGCGCCGGCTGGCCGGATAAACATCTGGTGATGCTGTTTCAGCCGCACCGCTTTACGCGTACCCGCGATCTGTATGACGACTTTGCCAACGTGCTGACTCAGGTGGATGCGCTGCTGATGCTGGATGTCTATGCTGCCGGCGAAGCGCCGATTCCGGGCGCGGACAGCCGTTCGCTGTGCCGCACTATCCGAGGGCGCGGCAAGATCGATCCGATTCTGGTTTCCGATCCGGCGCAGGTTGCCGAAATGCTGGCACCGGTATTAACCGGCAATGATCTCATTCTGGTGCAGGGCGCGGGAAATATCGGCAAAATTGCGCGTTCCTTAGCTGAAATCAAACTGAAGCCGCAAATTCAGGAGAGCGAACAACATGGCTGA
- the murG gene encoding undecaprenyldiphospho-muramoylpentapeptide beta-N-acetylglucosaminyltransferase — MSGQAKRLMVMAGGTGGHVFPGLAVAHHLMAQGWEVRWLGTADRMEADLVPKHGIEIDFIRISGLRGKGVKALLAAPLRIFNAWRQARAIMKAFKPDVVLGMGGYVSGPGGLAAWSLGIPVVLHEQNGIAGLTNKWLAKIATRVMQAFPGAFPKAEVVGNPVRTDVLALPLPQARLSGREGPIRVLVVGGSQGARVLNQTLPQAAAKLGSAVTIWHQSGKGAQQAVEQAYADAGQPQHKVTEFIDDMAAAYAWADVVVCRSGALTVSEIAAAGLPALFVPFQHKDRQQYWNALPLEQAGAARILEQPQFTVDAVVSTLSGWNREVLLEMAQRARAAAIPDATERVANEVSLVARA; from the coding sequence ATGAGTGGTCAGGCGAAGCGGTTAATGGTGATGGCGGGCGGTACCGGCGGACACGTGTTCCCGGGGCTGGCGGTCGCGCACCATTTAATGGCTCAGGGCTGGGAAGTTCGCTGGCTGGGCACCGCAGACCGTATGGAAGCCGATTTAGTGCCGAAGCACGGTATTGAAATCGACTTCATCCGTATTTCCGGCCTGCGCGGAAAAGGCGTGAAGGCGCTGCTTGCCGCGCCGCTGCGTATATTCAACGCCTGGCGCCAGGCGCGGGCGATCATGAAGGCGTTTAAACCGGATGTGGTGCTCGGTATGGGCGGTTACGTCTCCGGTCCCGGCGGTCTTGCCGCCTGGTCGCTGGGCATTCCTGTGGTGCTGCACGAACAAAACGGCATTGCCGGATTAACCAATAAATGGCTGGCGAAGATCGCTACCAGAGTAATGCAGGCGTTTCCCGGCGCGTTTCCGAAAGCGGAAGTGGTCGGCAATCCGGTACGTACCGACGTGCTGGCGCTGCCGCTGCCGCAGGCGCGCCTGAGCGGGCGTGAAGGTCCGATTCGCGTGCTGGTGGTCGGCGGTTCGCAGGGCGCTCGCGTACTGAATCAGACGCTGCCGCAGGCGGCCGCAAAGCTGGGCAGCGCAGTCACCATCTGGCATCAGAGCGGCAAAGGCGCGCAGCAGGCGGTAGAACAGGCCTATGCTGACGCGGGCCAGCCGCAGCATAAGGTGACTGAATTTATTGATGATATGGCTGCCGCTTACGCATGGGCGGATGTGGTGGTCTGTCGTTCAGGCGCGTTAACGGTCAGTGAAATCGCCGCAGCCGGTTTACCCGCGCTGTTTGTGCCGTTTCAGCATAAAGACCGGCAGCAGTACTGGAATGCGCTACCGCTGGAGCAGGCGGGCGCGGCCAGAATTCTTGAGCAGCCGCAGTTCACCGTGGATGCGGTTGTGAGCACCCTGTCGGGGTGGAACCGTGAGGTCCTGCTGGAGATGGCGCAACGCGCGCGCGCGGCGGCCATCCCGGATGCGACTGAACGGGTCGCAAACGAAGTCAGCCTGGTTGCCCGGGCATAA